From a single Pigmentibacter ruber genomic region:
- a CDS encoding helix-turn-helix domain-containing protein, whose protein sequence is MEIQFKRKNPFEVLGLPEGEVSLLKIEEAYRNKRKQLADSEKNNQNNKLLIDEVEKAFQELVNYLDDDNSLDQEEVVISATFFPKKANQTLRNINLPKSDSPEFDDDYAPIYNQIIEKKSSIVNKSHAIKPVESIFNAKIPIHSKNIRAEATKNHLLLNNIQEMLKSKNNINGSFLKSIREKMDVSIDEMSLKIKVSKNYLEAIETDHFENLPAEVYAKGFFSSYLNYLGIEKKELVEALIDIYRDKKRLMKKK, encoded by the coding sequence ATGGAAATACAATTTAAAAGAAAGAATCCTTTTGAAGTACTTGGATTACCAGAAGGAGAAGTTTCACTATTAAAAATTGAAGAAGCATATAGAAATAAAAGAAAACAACTTGCTGATTCAGAAAAAAATAATCAAAATAATAAATTATTAATTGATGAAGTGGAAAAAGCGTTTCAAGAACTAGTTAATTATTTAGATGATGATAATTCTTTAGATCAAGAAGAAGTAGTTATTTCTGCTACATTCTTTCCTAAAAAAGCAAATCAGACGTTGCGAAATATAAATCTTCCTAAAAGTGATTCTCCTGAATTTGACGATGATTATGCTCCAATTTATAACCAAATAATCGAGAAAAAATCTTCCATAGTTAATAAATCACATGCTATTAAACCTGTTGAAAGTATTTTTAATGCTAAAATTCCTATTCATTCAAAAAATATTAGAGCTGAAGCAACAAAAAACCATTTATTGTTAAATAATATTCAAGAAATGTTAAAAAGTAAAAATAATATTAATGGCTCATTTTTAAAGTCAATTAGAGAAAAGATGGATGTTTCAATTGATGAAATGTCTTTAAAAATTAAAGTTAGTAAAAATTATTTAGAGGCAATTGAAACAGATCATTTTGAAAACCTACCGGCAGAAGTCTATGCTAAGGGTTTTTTTAGCTCTTATCTTAATTACTTAGGAATTGAGAAAAAAGAGCTTGTTGAAGCCTTAATAGATATATATAGAGATAAAAAAAGGTTG